ATTGCAACATTTCCAAATTACTACCCCACAAATTAGCTATCACGAACACAATCAGCAGCAGCGCCTCCCAGAGTTAATTGCTAAGTTACAGCAAGGAAAAACGATCGCCTTAGTAACCGATGCCGGAATGCCTCTAATTTCCGATCCTGGCTACTTGTTAGTCAAAGCTTGTGTTGACGCAAAAATCTCTGTTATTCCCGTTCCTGGGGCAACTGCGAGTATTACAGCCTTAAGTGGCGCGGGACTCCCTACAGATCGGTTTGTGTTTGAAGGGTTTTTACCAACAAAAGGGAAAGAACGCCGCCAGCGTTTAGAAGAAATACGGATGGAAACTCGCACGGCGATATTTTACGAAGCGCCCCATCGTGTACGGCAGACTTTGGCAGATTTTGCCGCATTTTTAGGGGAAGAGAGGCGGATTGTCTTAGCTAGGGAGTTAACCAAGATACACGAAGAGTTTTGGCGGGGAACTTTGGCTGAGGCGATCGCTTACTATACTCAAAAGGAACCTCAAGGTGAATATACCTTGGTAGTCGCTGGAACTTCTCCAGAAACCCCTGTGATTACAGAAGCACGACTGAAAG
This genomic window from Merismopedia glauca CCAP 1448/3 contains:
- the rsmI gene encoding 16S rRNA (cytidine(1402)-2'-O)-methyltransferase, with amino-acid sequence MLYLVGTPIGNLEDMTFRGVRILQGVDLIAAEDTRHTGKLLQHFQITTPQISYHEHNQQQRLPELIAKLQQGKTIALVTDAGMPLISDPGYLLVKACVDAKISVIPVPGATASITALSGAGLPTDRFVFEGFLPTKGKERRQRLEEIRMETRTAIFYEAPHRVRQTLADFAAFLGEERRIVLARELTKIHEEFWRGTLAEAIAYYTQKEPQGEYTLVVAGTSPETPVITEARLKEELQALLAGGMTRSQASQHLAQVTSLPRRQIYQLALELNNIFEGK